One Nonomuraea angiospora DNA segment encodes these proteins:
- a CDS encoding Fur family transcriptional regulator, which yields MTETQWHEELRAKGYRVTPQRQLVLEAVKTLEHATPEEICVKVRETARGVNISTVYRTLELLEELGMVTHTHLGHGAPTYHLAAEADHVHLVCRGCDEVFEVRPELADGLVKGLDEELGFVADVHHLTVFGRCRNCR from the coding sequence ATGACGGAGACGCAGTGGCATGAGGAACTCCGCGCCAAGGGCTACCGGGTCACCCCGCAGCGCCAGCTCGTCCTTGAGGCGGTCAAGACGTTGGAGCACGCCACGCCCGAGGAGATCTGCGTCAAGGTCCGCGAGACCGCGCGTGGCGTGAACATCTCCACGGTCTACCGGACGCTGGAGCTGCTCGAAGAGCTCGGCATGGTGACCCACACGCATCTGGGGCACGGTGCGCCGACCTATCACCTGGCCGCCGAGGCCGATCACGTGCACCTGGTGTGCCGGGGGTGCGACGAGGTGTTCGAGGTACGGCCCGAGCTCGCGGACGGGCTGGTCAAGGGGCTGGACGAGGAGCTGGGGTTCGTGGCGGACGTACACCATCTGACCGTCTTCGGCCGGTGCCGCAACTGCCGGTAG
- a CDS encoding asparaginase, with translation MIVEVVWSGFVESTHQVRMLTVDAEGRPVEAKGAVHVPASPRSSMKPLQALGMLRSGLELEGELLALACASHSGEPFHVDGVRKILAGAGLEEPALQCPEDYPFDRSVTESGRVYMNCSGKHAAMLATCVLNDWPTESYLEPRHPLQRAIRETVEDLTGERVAASGVDGCGAPLFFVSMLGVTKAFRAFPMSSPDSYERKIFEAMSTHPEWTSGTDRPEAKLMRALPGLMLKAGAEAFDAFVFEDGRAGTVKIEDGSQRARVPATVAALRSLGLDAPELAELAAPPVLGGGRPVGELRFR, from the coding sequence ATGATTGTGGAAGTTGTCTGGTCCGGGTTCGTGGAGTCCACGCATCAGGTCCGCATGCTGACCGTGGACGCCGAAGGGCGCCCGGTCGAGGCGAAGGGCGCGGTGCACGTTCCCGCGTCGCCACGGTCGTCGATGAAGCCGCTCCAGGCGCTCGGCATGCTCCGTTCCGGGCTGGAGCTGGAGGGTGAGCTGCTGGCGCTGGCCTGCGCCTCGCACTCGGGCGAGCCGTTCCACGTGGACGGCGTCAGGAAGATCCTCGCGGGCGCGGGGCTGGAGGAGCCGGCGCTGCAGTGCCCCGAGGACTACCCGTTCGACCGGAGTGTCACGGAATCCGGCCGCGTCTACATGAACTGCTCGGGCAAGCACGCCGCCATGCTGGCCACCTGCGTGCTGAACGACTGGCCCACCGAGTCCTACCTCGAGCCCAGGCACCCGCTCCAGCGGGCGATCCGCGAGACCGTGGAGGACCTGACGGGGGAGCGGGTGGCGGCCTCCGGGGTGGACGGGTGCGGGGCGCCGCTGTTCTTCGTGTCGATGCTCGGCGTGACGAAGGCGTTCAGGGCGTTCCCGATGTCGTCCCCCGACTCGTACGAGCGCAAGATCTTCGAGGCGATGAGCACCCACCCCGAGTGGACCTCGGGCACCGACCGCCCCGAGGCCAAGCTGATGCGCGCGCTGCCCGGGCTCATGCTGAAGGCGGGGGCGGAGGCGTTCGACGCGTTCGTGTTCGAGGACGGGCGCGCGGGCACCGTCAAGATCGAGGACGGGTCGCAACGCGCCCGCGTCCCGGCCACGGTGGCGGCCCTGCGCTCGCTGGGCCTGGACGCGCCCGAGCTGGCCGAGCTGGCCGCCCCGCCGGTGCTCGGCGGCGGGCGGCCGGTGGGTGAGCTCCGGTTCCGTTAG
- a CDS encoding FABP family protein has protein sequence MEEPEVHPDLEPIAFLLGRWEGAGVGGYPTIESFNFGQEIEFGHNGKPFLSYVSRTWLLDQDGNRVKPLATESGYWRPQPDRQIEVVLAHPTGIVEIYIGEVVFHKIELRTDVVARTGSAKEYTAGHRLYGLVNGNLMWAYEMAAVGHPLTDHMSAELKKVA, from the coding sequence ATGGAAGAACCTGAGGTGCACCCCGACCTGGAGCCCATCGCGTTCCTGCTCGGCCGGTGGGAAGGCGCCGGCGTGGGCGGCTACCCGACGATCGAGAGCTTCAACTTCGGGCAGGAGATCGAGTTCGGGCACAACGGGAAGCCGTTCCTGAGCTACGTGAGCCGCACCTGGCTGCTCGACCAGGACGGCAACCGGGTCAAGCCGCTGGCCACCGAGTCGGGATACTGGCGCCCGCAGCCCGACAGGCAGATCGAGGTGGTGCTCGCCCACCCGACCGGGATCGTCGAGATCTACATCGGCGAGGTCGTCTTCCACAAGATCGAGCTGCGGACGGACGTCGTGGCCCGCACCGGCTCCGCCAAGGAGTACACGGCGGGGCACCGGCTGTACGGGTTGGTCAACGGCAACCTGATGTGGGCGTACGAGATGGCGGCCGTGGGTCACCCGCTCACGGACCACATGTCGGCGGAGCTGAAGAAGGTAGCTTGA
- a CDS encoding DUF2470 domain-containing protein has product MSTPFTADAVEAIKRHMNDDHAGDSLIIVRALGGRPDATSAVTSDVDAEAIEFVVDGGERVRVPWGETLTERAQVRKAVVRLYRDACEKLGIAARGEH; this is encoded by the coding sequence ATGAGCACGCCCTTCACCGCTGACGCCGTCGAGGCGATCAAGCGTCACATGAACGACGACCACGCCGGCGACTCGCTGATCATCGTGCGGGCGCTCGGCGGCCGGCCCGACGCCACCTCGGCGGTGACGAGTGACGTGGATGCCGAGGCGATCGAGTTCGTGGTCGACGGCGGGGAGCGGGTGCGGGTGCCCTGGGGGGAGACGCTCACCGAGCGGGCCCAGGTGCGTAAGGCCGTGGTGCGGCTCTACCGGGACGCGTGCGAGAAGCTCGGCATCGCGGCGCGGGGCGAGCACTGA
- the dtd gene encoding D-aminoacyl-tRNA deacylase — protein sequence MRAVVQRVSSASVVVDGQTVGAIDEPGLLVLVGVTHTDTRAEAAKLAAKLWGLRILHGEKSCSDVSAPLLVISQFTLYGDARKGRRPTWQAAAPGPVAEPLVEAVVEELRELGAHVETGVFGADMKVSLVNDGPITLVLDF from the coding sequence ATGCGAGCAGTGGTGCAGAGAGTGAGTTCGGCGTCGGTCGTGGTCGACGGTCAGACGGTCGGGGCCATCGACGAGCCCGGCCTGCTGGTGCTGGTGGGCGTCACCCACACGGACACGCGGGCCGAGGCCGCCAAACTCGCCGCCAAGCTCTGGGGCCTGCGCATCCTGCACGGCGAGAAGTCCTGCTCGGACGTGTCGGCGCCGCTCCTGGTGATCAGCCAGTTCACCCTGTACGGGGACGCCCGCAAGGGACGGCGGCCGACGTGGCAGGCCGCCGCCCCGGGGCCGGTCGCGGAGCCGCTGGTGGAGGCGGTGGTGGAGGAGCTGCGGGAGCTGGGGGCGCACGTGGAGACGGGCGTCTTCGGCGCCGACATGAAGGTGTCGCTCGTCAACGACGGCCCGATCACCCTCGTCCTCGACTTCTGA
- a CDS encoding DsrE family protein, whose amino-acid sequence MERSLVIKVTAGADAPERCNQAFNVAAAALASGVPVSLWLTGEASWFALPGRAKEFSLPHAAPLADLLDAVLAAGRVTLCTQCAARRGITVDDLIDGVRIAGAPAFVEEVVREGAQALVY is encoded by the coding sequence ATGGAACGATCACTGGTGATCAAGGTGACCGCCGGGGCAGATGCCCCTGAGCGGTGCAACCAGGCGTTCAACGTCGCGGCCGCCGCGCTCGCGAGTGGTGTGCCCGTTTCGCTGTGGCTGACCGGCGAGGCGTCGTGGTTCGCGCTGCCGGGCAGGGCCAAGGAGTTCAGCCTGCCGCACGCCGCGCCGCTCGCCGACCTCCTCGACGCCGTGCTGGCGGCGGGGCGCGTGACACTCTGCACCCAGTGCGCGGCCCGGAGGGGCATCACCGTGGATGACCTCATCGACGGGGTCCGCATCGCGGGCGCGCCGGCGTTCGTCGAGGAAGTGGTCAGGGAAGGCGCCCAGGCGCTGGTCTACTGA
- a CDS encoding ArsR/SmtB family transcription factor — MDQMDEVFKALADPSRRRLLDSLNTRNGQTLRELCAGLDMARQSVSKHLAVLEAANLVTTMWRGREKLHYLNAVPINAIAERWINQYDRRRAGALADLKTALESPMTSNDFVYTTYIRTTPERLWQALTEPAFTLRYWGVELESDWQVGSTMAWKQGGITIEDPEQVVLESDPHRRLAYSWHTFTPEFAKAVGLSDEQVARAAAEPRSKVTFDLEQAGEMVKLTIVHSGFEPGSGVRESVSQGWPALLSNLKTLLETGETARLEPQDEKGA, encoded by the coding sequence ATGGACCAAATGGACGAGGTGTTCAAGGCGCTGGCCGACCCCAGCCGCCGCAGGCTGCTCGACAGCCTCAACACCCGCAACGGGCAGACCCTGCGCGAGCTGTGCGCGGGCCTGGACATGGCCAGGCAGTCGGTCAGCAAGCACCTGGCCGTGCTGGAGGCGGCCAACCTGGTGACCACGATGTGGCGCGGCCGGGAGAAGCTGCACTACCTCAACGCCGTGCCGATCAACGCCATCGCCGAGCGCTGGATCAACCAGTACGACCGCCGGCGAGCCGGCGCGCTCGCCGACCTCAAGACGGCTTTGGAGAGCCCCATGACCAGCAACGATTTCGTCTACACGACCTACATCAGGACCACCCCGGAGCGGCTCTGGCAGGCGCTGACCGAGCCCGCCTTCACCCTGCGCTACTGGGGCGTCGAGCTCGAGTCCGACTGGCAGGTGGGCTCGACGATGGCCTGGAAGCAGGGCGGCATCACGATCGAGGACCCGGAGCAGGTCGTCCTCGAGTCCGATCCCCACCGCCGCCTGGCCTACTCCTGGCACACCTTCACGCCGGAGTTCGCCAAGGCCGTCGGCCTGAGCGACGAACAAGTGGCCCGGGCGGCCGCGGAGCCCAGGTCCAAGGTGACCTTCGACCTCGAGCAGGCAGGGGAGATGGTCAAGCTGACCATCGTGCACAGCGGCTTCGAGCCCGGCAGCGGCGTACGAGAGTCGGTCAGCCAGGGCTGGCCCGCACTGCTCTCCAACCTCAAGACCCTGCTGGAAACCGGCGAAACGGCTCGCTTGGAGCCGCAGGACGAGAAGGGGGCCTGA
- a CDS encoding SRPBCC family protein: protein MAGDTLTLTKIPDVRTAMLIRRPPAEVFRAFADPEVTTRFWFTRSTGRMTPSARLRWTWEMYGVSTEVLVMEVEEGRRLLFQWNDDHPLTVEFRFTPYGQDATFVEVTESGLAGSGDEVVAHVGGSTGGFTIVLCAAKALLEQNVDLNAVRDRHPTGL from the coding sequence ATGGCCGGTGACACGCTCACACTCACGAAGATCCCCGACGTGCGGACGGCGATGCTCATCCGCAGGCCGCCCGCCGAGGTCTTCAGGGCGTTCGCGGACCCGGAGGTCACGACCAGGTTCTGGTTCACCAGGAGCACCGGCAGGATGACGCCGAGCGCGCGGCTCCGGTGGACGTGGGAGATGTACGGGGTCTCCACGGAGGTGCTGGTCATGGAGGTGGAGGAGGGGCGCAGGCTCCTCTTCCAGTGGAACGACGACCACCCGCTGACCGTCGAGTTCCGCTTCACCCCGTACGGACAGGACGCCACGTTCGTCGAGGTCACAGAGAGCGGGCTCGCCGGGTCCGGCGACGAGGTGGTGGCGCACGTGGGGGGTTCGACCGGCGGCTTCACGATCGTCCTGTGCGCGGCGAAGGCGCTGCTGGAGCAGAACGTCGACCTCAACGCCGTACGCGACCGCCACCCCACCGGCCTATGA
- a CDS encoding CAF17-like 4Fe-4S cluster assembly/insertion protein YgfZ, which yields MRSPLLDLPGAVAADGPDSDVAAHYGDLFAEQRALAKGEAVVDRSNREVVRISGVDRLKWLNDLTSQKLDTLRPGEWTQTLDLDLQGHVLHHLTLVDDGESLLAHVEPGTAQSLIDYLDRMRFMLRVEVSRADDLAVLSTATEDFLVPRAELPDHLGKPLAGLWAYEALRIEAHRPRLGFDTDHKTIPHEVGWIGAAVHLSKGCYRGQETVARVHNLGHPPRRLVFLHLDGSVDTLPAHGDPVIFESQEIGVVGSAARHHELGPIALAVVKRTVPVDAPLLAGGVAAAQEVIVPPDAGRNVSIDPALRRRIR from the coding sequence ATGCGTAGCCCTCTGCTCGATCTCCCCGGTGCCGTCGCGGCCGATGGGCCGGATTCCGACGTAGCCGCGCACTACGGCGACCTGTTCGCCGAGCAGCGCGCGCTGGCCAAGGGTGAGGCGGTCGTCGACCGCAGCAACCGTGAGGTGGTCCGCATCTCCGGCGTCGACCGGCTGAAATGGCTCAACGACCTGACCTCGCAGAAGCTTGACACCCTGCGGCCGGGCGAGTGGACACAGACGCTCGATCTCGACCTCCAGGGCCACGTGCTGCACCACCTGACGCTCGTCGACGACGGTGAGAGCCTGCTGGCCCACGTCGAGCCGGGCACCGCGCAGAGCCTGATCGACTATCTCGACCGGATGCGGTTCATGCTGCGGGTCGAGGTGTCGCGGGCCGACGACCTGGCCGTGCTGTCCACGGCCACGGAGGACTTCCTGGTGCCGCGCGCCGAGCTGCCCGACCACCTGGGCAAGCCGTTGGCGGGGCTGTGGGCGTACGAGGCGCTGCGGATCGAGGCGCACCGGCCGCGGCTGGGGTTCGACACCGACCACAAGACGATCCCCCATGAGGTGGGCTGGATCGGCGCGGCCGTACACCTGAGCAAGGGGTGCTACCGCGGCCAGGAGACGGTCGCCCGGGTGCACAACCTCGGGCACCCGCCGCGCCGCCTGGTGTTCCTGCACCTCGACGGCAGTGTCGACACGCTGCCGGCGCACGGTGACCCGGTGATCTTCGAGAGCCAGGAGATCGGTGTGGTCGGGTCGGCCGCCCGGCACCACGAGCTCGGGCCGATCGCGCTGGCGGTGGTCAAGCGGACGGTGCCGGTGGACGCGCCGCTGCTGGCCGGTGGGGTGGCGGCGGCGCAGGAGGTCATCGTGCCGCCGGACGCGGGACGCAACGTCTCCATCGACCCGGCCCTCCGCCGCCGCATCCGCTGA